One Candidatus Binatia bacterium DNA window includes the following coding sequences:
- a CDS encoding acyl-CoA dehydrogenase → MIDFELPENIVRLREAIHALATEHMRPISREYDEREHEKPWEFLRMMWEISKGTTITGEADGALREARGTRHLASVVSTEELSWGDAGLYLSIPNAGLGGAAVAAAGTPEQKQRFLARFREGEPKWGAMAITEPGCGSDTAAITTTAVRDGDHWVLNGTKIFCTSGLMAAEKSEGFVVVWATVDRSAGRAGIKAFVVDHHTPGMKVTKVEKKLGIRVSDTATLVFEDCRIPLDNILGSPEVEKERKEGFKGAMATFDATRPVVAASAIGVGRAALDFTREALEKAGIRIRYGTPPTKLTAVERDFMDMEANLQAARLLTWRAAWMMDRGMRNNLEASMCKAKAGLAVTRVTQKAVEILGPLGYSRKYLLEKWMRDAKINDIFEGTQQINLLIVARRIFGYSSRELN, encoded by the coding sequence ATGATCGATTTCGAACTTCCGGAAAACATCGTGCGGCTGCGCGAGGCGATCCACGCTCTCGCCACGGAGCACATGCGTCCCATCTCGCGCGAGTACGACGAGCGCGAGCACGAAAAGCCGTGGGAGTTCCTCCGCATGATGTGGGAAATCTCGAAGGGGACGACGATCACCGGCGAGGCCGACGGCGCCCTGCGGGAAGCCCGAGGCACGCGACATCTCGCTTCGGTCGTTTCGACCGAGGAGCTCTCCTGGGGCGACGCGGGGCTTTACCTGAGCATCCCGAACGCGGGGCTGGGCGGCGCCGCCGTCGCGGCGGCGGGCACGCCGGAGCAGAAGCAGCGCTTTCTCGCCCGCTTCCGCGAGGGCGAGCCCAAGTGGGGTGCCATGGCGATCACGGAGCCCGGATGCGGTTCCGACACGGCGGCGATCACGACCACGGCCGTGCGGGACGGGGACCACTGGGTTCTCAACGGGACGAAGATCTTCTGCACCTCGGGTCTCATGGCCGCCGAGAAGTCCGAAGGCTTCGTCGTCGTCTGGGCCACGGTCGACCGGTCGGCGGGACGCGCGGGCATCAAGGCCTTCGTCGTCGACCACCACACCCCGGGCATGAAGGTCACCAAGGTCGAGAAAAAGCTCGGCATCCGCGTCTCCGACACCGCGACGCTCGTCTTCGAAGATTGCCGGATCCCGCTCGACAACATTCTCGGAAGCCCCGAGGTCGAAAAGGAGCGCAAGGAAGGCTTCAAGGGGGCCATGGCGACCTTCGACGCCACGCGGCCCGTCGTGGCGGCGAGTGCGATCGGCGTGGGACGTGCCGCCCTCGATTTCACGCGCGAAGCTCTCGAGAAGGCCGGAATTCGCATCCGCTACGGCACACCGCCCACGAAGCTCACGGCCGTCGAGCGCGATTTCATGGACATGGAGGCCAACCTCCAGGCGGCGCGCCTTCTCACCTGGCGGGCCGCCTGGATGATGGATCGCGGCATGCGGAACAACCTCGAGGCGTCGATGTGCAAAGCGAAAGCGGGTCTGGCCGTGACCCGGGTCACGCAGAAGGCCGTCGAGATTCTGGGCCCGCTCGGCTACTCGCGGAAGTATCTCCTCGAGAAGTGGATGCGGGACGCGAAGATCAACGACATCTTCGAGGGCACGCAGCAGATCAATCTGCTCATCGTCGCTCGGAGGATCTTCGGCTACTCGAGCCGCGAGCTGAACTGA
- a CDS encoding cobalamin-binding protein produces MDFRVVSLLPSATEIVWALGLGENLVGRSHECDYPEEVRKLPALTRAKVETHAPSADIDTSVRSLLDRGLSVYDLDADLLARLRPDVVVTQDRCAVCAVSGEEVEEALRACAGIEARLVLLSARSLEGIFEDVLRVGEATGRETKAREVVAEIRERMASLRARHPSFRSRPRVLCLEWLDPPMVAGNWIPELVELGGGQCPLVGRGEPSRVVSWEEIREFEPDVLVLMPCGFSVERTFAELDAFLRRAPWEDLPAFRNGRVYVADGNAYLNRPGPRIAESAELLAGLIQPGFFAHRIPRGSYRRVETRGRV; encoded by the coding sequence ATGGATTTTCGCGTCGTTTCCCTCCTTCCGAGCGCCACGGAAATCGTCTGGGCTCTCGGGCTCGGGGAGAACCTCGTCGGGCGATCGCACGAGTGCGACTACCCGGAAGAAGTACGGAAGCTGCCCGCGCTCACGCGTGCCAAGGTCGAGACGCACGCCCCGTCGGCCGACATCGACACGAGTGTCCGCTCGCTTCTCGACCGCGGGCTTTCCGTCTACGATCTCGACGCGGACCTTCTCGCGCGCTTGCGGCCCGACGTGGTCGTGACCCAGGACCGCTGTGCGGTCTGCGCCGTCTCGGGGGAAGAGGTCGAAGAGGCCCTCCGGGCGTGCGCCGGGATCGAGGCGCGGCTCGTCCTTCTCTCGGCTCGGTCGCTCGAAGGGATCTTCGAGGACGTCCTCCGCGTGGGCGAGGCGACGGGCAGGGAGACGAAGGCCCGCGAGGTCGTCGCCGAGATCCGCGAGCGTATGGCGAGCTTGCGTGCCCGGCATCCGAGTTTCCGGAGCCGGCCTCGGGTTCTCTGCCTCGAGTGGCTCGATCCACCGATGGTGGCGGGCAACTGGATTCCCGAGCTCGTGGAGCTCGGTGGCGGCCAGTGCCCCCTCGTCGGTCGTGGCGAGCCGAGCCGGGTCGTCTCCTGGGAGGAAATTCGCGAGTTCGAGCCCGACGTGCTCGTTCTGATGCCCTGCGGCTTTTCGGTCGAGCGGACGTTTGCCGAGCTCGATGCGTTCTTGCGCCGGGCACCCTGGGAAGACCTTCCGGCCTTTCGGAACGGGCGGGTGTACGTGGCCGACGGGAACGCCTACCTGAATCGCCCCGGCCCGCGGATCGCCGAAAGTGCCGAGCTTCTCGCGGGCCTCATCCAGCCCGGCTTTTTCGCCCACCGGATTCCGAGGGGCTCGTATCGTCGCGTCGAGACGCGCGGAAGGGTCTGA
- a CDS encoding DNA mismatch repair protein MutT, translated as MRATGHLRAARAAVDVVALSAGRGCLETLLVRQGPGWAFPGRVVAAGEKLEEVALEVLAATTGAKPPYLEQLFTFESLPGDPREAVSIAYLALFPAPLPAPGDDGRELDARWARVDSLPRLSFGHDRLAEMAVARLRGKLSYSNIAYGLLPEEFTLGELQRLYEVVLGRTLDRRNFRRKVLLLGLLRPLRKHRRGAHRPARLYAFRRREPAFVDILSARSA; from the coding sequence GTGCGGGCCACCGGACACCTCCGGGCCGCCAGAGCGGCCGTGGACGTGGTGGCGCTGAGTGCGGGGCGCGGATGCCTCGAAACGCTCCTCGTCCGCCAGGGCCCGGGCTGGGCGTTTCCGGGGCGGGTCGTCGCGGCGGGAGAAAAACTCGAAGAAGTCGCCCTCGAGGTCCTCGCCGCCACCACGGGAGCGAAGCCGCCCTACCTCGAGCAGCTCTTCACGTTCGAGAGCCTCCCCGGCGATCCGAGGGAAGCCGTCTCGATCGCGTATCTCGCGCTCTTCCCCGCTCCCCTCCCGGCACCTGGCGACGACGGCCGGGAACTCGACGCTCGCTGGGCGCGCGTGGACTCCCTCCCACGTCTCTCGTTCGGCCACGACCGTCTCGCCGAGATGGCGGTCGCCCGGCTTCGGGGGAAGCTTTCCTACAGCAACATCGCCTACGGGCTCCTGCCCGAGGAGTTCACGCTCGGCGAGCTGCAGCGCCTCTACGAGGTCGTCCTCGGGCGCACTCTCGACCGGAGGAACTTCCGCCGCAAGGTCCTCCTTCTCGGCCTTTTGCGCCCGCTCCGCAAACACCGCCGCGGAGCCCACCGCCCCGCGCGTCTCTACGCCTTCCGGCGGCGCGAACCCGCGTTCGTGGACATTCTTTCCGCCCGCTCCGCTTGA
- a CDS encoding MATE family efflux transporter produces the protein MEAPTPVFSLPDALPVARTASERRRLIWSLAWPVILTFSLESIVALCDTLMVGQLGPVAVAGVGVGVQVLFAVEVVMFAVGTGTLAVVARQFGAREVVEAEKTLQQSIVCVLALVLLAATPVFLRAPEVVGAFGVDDAVRHEGSRYVRVVLGAVPPGAVLFVVFSALRGAGDMRTPLLVGVVVNLANVLGNYVFIFGKLGFPALGVPGSALGTALAFWVGTALALWLLARGRLRIRLRTRGWKPELDAIRRLLRVGGPSAVEQALMQLGFFLYLTFAARYGTAAVAAYFVGVRILGLSFLPGFGFGAAAASLVGQNLGAGRPDEAERYAWEANRLAVLLMTAGGVLIYAAARPVARLFVDEPEVVEATVGFIHVLAACQPLMAVDFTLGGALRGAGDTRFPLVAVLVGFYLCRLGMAYVVTFWVEASLPWLWRALFGDYSARCALKAWRFRSNSWKEVRV, from the coding sequence GTGGAAGCACCGACCCCCGTTTTTTCGCTGCCCGACGCGCTGCCCGTGGCGCGGACCGCCTCGGAGCGGAGGCGACTCATCTGGAGTCTCGCCTGGCCCGTGATCCTCACCTTCTCCCTGGAGTCCATCGTGGCGCTCTGCGACACGCTCATGGTAGGGCAGCTCGGCCCCGTGGCGGTGGCGGGCGTGGGAGTCGGCGTCCAGGTCCTTTTTGCCGTCGAAGTCGTCATGTTCGCCGTGGGAACGGGCACGCTCGCCGTCGTGGCAAGGCAGTTCGGGGCACGGGAAGTGGTCGAGGCGGAAAAGACCCTCCAGCAATCGATCGTGTGCGTCCTGGCCCTCGTGCTTCTCGCCGCGACCCCCGTTTTCCTCCGGGCCCCCGAGGTCGTGGGTGCGTTCGGCGTCGACGATGCGGTGCGGCACGAGGGAAGCCGCTACGTGCGCGTGGTGCTCGGAGCCGTGCCGCCCGGAGCCGTCCTTTTCGTCGTCTTCTCCGCGCTCCGGGGAGCCGGGGACATGCGCACGCCGCTTCTGGTCGGCGTGGTCGTGAACCTCGCGAACGTGCTCGGGAACTACGTCTTCATTTTCGGCAAGCTCGGCTTTCCCGCCCTCGGGGTTCCGGGCTCGGCACTCGGCACCGCTCTGGCCTTCTGGGTAGGCACGGCCCTCGCCCTGTGGCTTCTCGCCCGGGGACGGCTCCGGATCCGTTTGCGCACGCGCGGCTGGAAGCCCGAACTCGACGCCATCCGACGGCTTCTGCGCGTCGGCGGCCCTTCCGCCGTGGAGCAGGCACTCATGCAGCTCGGGTTTTTTCTCTACCTCACGTTCGCGGCTCGTTACGGAACGGCCGCGGTGGCGGCGTACTTCGTGGGAGTGCGGATCCTGGGCCTTTCTTTCCTTCCCGGCTTCGGCTTCGGTGCGGCGGCCGCGAGCCTCGTGGGACAGAACCTGGGCGCGGGAAGACCCGACGAAGCCGAACGTTACGCGTGGGAGGCGAACCGGCTCGCCGTCCTTCTCATGACAGCCGGCGGCGTGCTCATCTACGCGGCCGCAAGACCCGTCGCGCGTCTTTTCGTCGACGAGCCCGAAGTGGTCGAAGCGACCGTGGGCTTCATCCACGTGCTCGCGGCTTGCCAGCCGCTCATGGCCGTCGACTTCACGCTCGGGGGCGCTCTCCGCGGCGCGGGCGACACGCGTTTTCCTCTCGTCGCGGTCCTCGTCGGCTTCTACCTCTGCCGGCTCGGGATGGCCTACGTGGTGACGTTCTGGGTCGAGGCTTCGCTCCCCTGGCTCTGGCGGGCGCTCTTCGGCGACTATTCGGCGCGGTGCGCGCTCAAGGCCTGGCGCTTCCGCTCGAACTCCTGGAAAGAAGTGCGGGTCTAG
- a CDS encoding methylamine utilization protein MauG, which yields MKLSGRFSFVFAVLVAAGGCADDNGAAPGTVDRELREVIAERGITVPDPGPSHDPTRVELGRFLMFDKILSGNKDISCATCHHSLLRTGDGLPVSIGTGGRGLGPLRVRGEDRPFIPRNAPELFVRGSPEWRTMFWDMRVAGDPETGFSTPAGEHLPPGLESLLAAQAMFPVTSRDEMRGRPGDLAVDGEPNELATISDDDLPAIWDALMARLLSVEEYRELFAAAYPDLPTEQLGFQHAANAIAAFEATAWALLDSPWDRYLQGDDDALPESAKRGALLFFGKARCSNCHAGSLFTDQQAHNLAVPQVGPGKGAEAPLDFGRGRETGRLEDRYAFRTPPLRNVAVTGPWMHDGAFSTLESAVRHHLDPRASLLGYDPASHLPPELVDTFQDDPDLLEEMLSLLDEELREPPVLDESEIADLLTFLEALTDPAALDLSEDIPERVPSGLPVAD from the coding sequence GTGAAGCTTTCGGGCCGCTTCTCTTTCGTTTTCGCGGTTCTCGTCGCGGCCGGGGGCTGTGCCGACGACAACGGTGCGGCACCCGGGACGGTCGACCGCGAGCTTCGTGAAGTGATCGCCGAACGAGGCATCACGGTTCCCGACCCGGGTCCGAGCCACGACCCCACCCGCGTGGAGCTCGGACGCTTTCTCATGTTCGACAAGATTCTGAGTGGCAACAAGGACATTTCGTGCGCCACCTGCCACCATTCTCTGCTTCGCACGGGCGACGGACTGCCGGTTTCGATCGGCACCGGAGGGCGGGGGCTCGGCCCTTTGCGTGTGCGCGGAGAGGACCGTCCCTTTATTCCGCGAAACGCCCCCGAGCTCTTCGTCCGAGGAAGCCCCGAGTGGAGGACGATGTTCTGGGACATGCGCGTCGCCGGAGATCCCGAGACGGGGTTCTCCACGCCCGCCGGGGAGCACCTCCCGCCGGGACTCGAGAGTCTTCTCGCCGCCCAGGCCATGTTCCCCGTCACCTCCCGGGACGAGATGCGTGGCCGCCCCGGGGACCTTGCCGTGGACGGCGAGCCGAACGAGCTCGCCACGATTTCCGACGACGACCTGCCGGCAATCTGGGATGCGCTGATGGCGCGGCTCTTGTCGGTCGAAGAGTACCGGGAGCTTTTCGCGGCCGCTTACCCCGATCTACCGACCGAACAGCTCGGCTTCCAGCACGCTGCCAACGCGATCGCCGCTTTCGAGGCAACGGCGTGGGCCCTTCTCGACAGCCCGTGGGACCGTTACCTTCAGGGTGACGACGACGCCCTCCCCGAGAGCGCGAAGCGCGGCGCTCTTCTGTTTTTCGGAAAAGCCCGTTGTTCGAACTGCCACGCAGGTAGCCTCTTCACCGACCAGCAAGCGCACAACCTCGCCGTACCGCAGGTAGGTCCGGGGAAGGGAGCGGAAGCGCCGCTCGATTTCGGGCGGGGCCGTGAAACGGGTAGACTCGAAGACCGGTACGCGTTTCGCACCCCTCCGCTCCGCAACGTCGCCGTGACAGGCCCCTGGATGCACGACGGCGCCTTCTCGACCCTGGAATCGGCGGTGCGCCACCATCTGGACCCGCGTGCGTCCCTTCTCGGCTACGATCCCGCCTCCCATCTTCCGCCGGAGCTCGTCGATACCTTCCAGGACGATCCCGATCTACTCGAGGAGATGCTCTCGCTCCTGGACGAGGAACTACGAGAGCCGCCCGTCCTCGACGAGAGCGAAATCGCGGACCTGCTGACGTTTCTCGAAGCGCTGACGGATCCGGCCGCGCTCGACCTCTCCGAGGACATCCCGGAGCGCGTTCCGAGCGGGCTTCCGGTAGCGGACTGA
- the yrbE gene encoding putative oxidoreductase YrbE, which produces MEQVRIGLLGAGLIGQVHAAVLAQIREALGQEKIRLVAVTDVVPEKARAFVEQFRFERAHPDGKSLFDDREVNTVFVCTPTSFHAEAVFRAAETRRHVFCEKPLGMSAAQAWEMARAVEEAGVTGQTGLVLRFSPVYHLVRSYAQRTDLGRPLAVVFRDDQCFPVRGLHASGWRKDRSLTAGGTLVEHSVHDIDLLVWLFGPMARVRAWKVNHAGHPGIEDHVAAEIEFRSGLRAQLLSLWHDMALRHSNRRLEVFWEKAFLSTDSDMLGPVQVQLGDEPETTVEASEVERRFLSALGREAHPLARWLTVPYALQDLSFVEALLADRPAEPSLREGARAQSWVELFYESAEKGREVEVPSDPL; this is translated from the coding sequence ATGGAGCAGGTTCGCATCGGTCTCCTCGGTGCCGGTCTCATCGGGCAGGTCCACGCGGCGGTCCTGGCGCAGATCCGCGAGGCACTCGGGCAAGAGAAAATCCGTCTCGTGGCCGTGACCGACGTCGTGCCGGAAAAGGCGCGGGCCTTCGTCGAGCAGTTTCGGTTCGAGCGGGCGCACCCGGACGGAAAGTCCCTTTTCGACGACCGCGAGGTGAACACCGTCTTCGTCTGCACGCCGACGAGCTTCCACGCCGAGGCGGTCTTCCGTGCGGCCGAAACGCGGCGGCACGTCTTCTGCGAAAAGCCGCTGGGGATGTCGGCCGCCCAAGCCTGGGAGATGGCGCGCGCCGTCGAGGAGGCGGGGGTCACGGGGCAGACCGGGCTCGTCCTCCGGTTTTCCCCCGTCTACCACCTCGTGCGGAGCTACGCGCAGCGCACGGACCTCGGGCGCCCGCTCGCCGTCGTTTTCCGTGACGACCAGTGCTTTCCCGTCCGCGGGCTTCACGCGAGCGGTTGGCGCAAGGACCGCTCGCTCACGGCCGGCGGGACGCTCGTCGAACACAGCGTCCACGACATCGACCTTCTCGTGTGGCTTTTCGGGCCCATGGCACGTGTGCGTGCCTGGAAGGTGAACCACGCGGGTCACCCGGGCATCGAAGACCACGTGGCGGCCGAGATCGAGTTTCGCTCCGGCCTCCGCGCCCAGCTCCTGAGTCTCTGGCACGACATGGCCCTGCGCCACTCGAACCGCAGGCTCGAGGTCTTCTGGGAGAAAGCCTTCCTTTCCACGGACTCCGACATGCTGGGCCCCGTCCAGGTCCAGCTCGGCGACGAGCCCGAGACGACCGTCGAAGCCTCGGAGGTCGAACGGCGATTCCTTTCCGCGCTCGGTCGCGAGGCGCACCCCCTTGCTCGCTGGCTCACGGTTCCCTACGCGCTGCAGGATCTCTCGTTCGTAGAAGCGCTCCTCGCCGACCGCCCGGCCGAGCCCTCTTTGCGGGAAGGGGCGCGAGCCCAGAGCTGGGTCGAGCTTTTCTACGAATCCGCCGAAAAGGGCCGCGAGGTCGAGGTGCCTTCCGATCCCCTCTAG
- a CDS encoding 6-phosphogluconolactonase, whose product MSGGKQKARRRGVVEWHARHGDSGLAILPDREALARAAAARFVSAARRAIGARGRFAVALSGGSTPRRLYDILATRRYAARVDWARVHVFWGDERCVPPDHPASNYGAARRALLDHVPVPEANVHRIRGEDDPARAAVDYEGELRAFFRTPGGPPRCAAGSRFDLVLLGMGADGHTASLFPGSPSLEERERWAVAVWGAGMWRVTLTLPVINAAAEIVVLVAGREKAAVLQKALRGARGADELPVQRIDPPSGRLWWLADASAASGSAPSGGRESVAQ is encoded by the coding sequence GTGAGTGGCGGGAAACAGAAAGCACGAAGACGCGGGGTCGTCGAGTGGCATGCCCGGCACGGCGACTCCGGCCTCGCGATCCTCCCGGATCGCGAAGCCCTGGCCCGCGCCGCGGCAGCACGGTTCGTCTCTGCGGCACGCCGGGCCATCGGAGCCCGGGGGCGCTTTGCCGTGGCGCTCTCCGGAGGCTCGACCCCCCGCCGCCTCTACGACATCCTGGCGACCCGCCGGTATGCAGCCCGGGTCGACTGGGCCCGTGTCCACGTCTTCTGGGGGGACGAGCGCTGCGTGCCGCCCGACCACCCGGCCAGCAACTACGGCGCGGCGCGCCGCGCGCTCCTCGACCACGTTCCCGTGCCCGAGGCCAACGTGCACCGGATCCGGGGAGAAGACGATCCCGCCCGCGCTGCCGTCGACTACGAAGGCGAACTGCGTGCTTTTTTCCGGACTCCCGGCGGGCCGCCCCGTTGCGCGGCCGGAAGCCGGTTCGACCTCGTCCTTCTCGGCATGGGTGCCGATGGCCACACGGCGTCACTCTTCCCCGGATCGCCTTCTCTGGAAGAGCGCGAGCGGTGGGCCGTGGCCGTGTGGGGCGCGGGCATGTGGCGCGTGACCCTGACCCTTCCCGTCATCAACGCAGCCGCCGAGATCGTGGTCCTGGTCGCGGGGCGGGAAAAAGCAGCCGTTTTGCAAAAGGCCCTGCGGGGCGCCCGGGGTGCCGACGAGCTTCCGGTGCAGCGGATCGATCCGCCCTCGGGTCGCCTGTGGTGGCTCGCCGATGCCTCCGCCGCGAGCGGCAGCGCGCCGAGCGGAGGACGGGAAAGCGTGGCGCAGTGA
- a CDS encoding quinolinate synthetase, translating to MSVATNLKTPEELHRQFRALGDEHSYGLDACRRIAELVARIQELKKERNAVVLCHNYQRPEIFEVADFVGDSLELAQKAAQVTADVIVFCGVHFMAETAKILNPEKTVLLPDMGAGCSLADSVDPESLRERQEELRKVYPDLQTVAYVNTTAAVKAAVDVCCTSSNALRIVEALPTEHVLFVPDRHLGEWVQSQTSKTVVTWDGNCYVHHQITPESIRRVREALPEAKILVHPECRSDVAALADAVLSTSGMVRYARESPAEEFLIVTECGLSDRLLLEVPGKRFYKACKLCQYMKKITLENTLEALEKMQHEIVLDEEVRAGAERALRRMLELTH from the coding sequence ATGAGCGTGGCGACGAACCTCAAGACCCCCGAGGAGCTCCACCGGCAGTTCCGCGCCCTCGGAGACGAGCACTCGTACGGCCTCGACGCCTGCCGCCGCATCGCGGAGCTCGTGGCGAGAATCCAGGAGCTCAAAAAGGAGCGGAACGCCGTCGTCCTCTGCCACAACTACCAGAGGCCCGAGATCTTCGAGGTGGCGGACTTCGTCGGCGACTCGCTCGAGCTCGCGCAAAAAGCGGCACAGGTGACGGCGGACGTGATCGTCTTCTGCGGCGTGCACTTCATGGCGGAGACGGCCAAGATCCTGAACCCCGAAAAGACGGTCCTCCTGCCGGACATGGGTGCGGGCTGCTCCCTCGCCGACAGCGTCGACCCGGAAAGCCTGCGAGAGCGGCAGGAAGAGCTCCGCAAGGTCTACCCCGACCTCCAGACCGTGGCCTACGTGAACACGACGGCCGCCGTGAAAGCGGCCGTGGACGTGTGCTGCACTTCTTCGAACGCGCTCCGGATCGTCGAGGCTCTCCCCACCGAACACGTGCTCTTCGTCCCCGACCGGCACCTGGGCGAATGGGTCCAGAGCCAGACTTCGAAGACCGTCGTCACCTGGGACGGCAACTGCTACGTCCACCACCAGATCACGCCCGAGAGCATCCGGCGGGTGCGCGAAGCACTGCCCGAAGCCAAGATTCTCGTCCACCCCGAGTGCCGCTCCGACGTGGCCGCGCTCGCCGACGCGGTACTGAGCACGAGCGGCATGGTCCGCTACGCCCGCGAAAGCCCGGCCGAAGAGTTCCTGATCGTGACCGAGTGCGGCCTCTCGGACCGCCTCCTCCTCGAGGTGCCGGGGAAGCGGTTTTACAAGGCGTGCAAGCTCTGCCAGTACATGAAGAAAATCACGCTCGAAAACACGCTCGAGGCACTCGAGAAGATGCAGCACGAAATCGTTCTCGACGAAGAGGTGCGCGCCGGGGCGGAGCGGGCGCTCCGGCGCATGCTCGAGCTCACGCACTGA
- the miaB gene encoding tRNA-2-methylthio-N(6)-dimethylallyladenosine synthase — MSARVYIETYGCQMNLADSELVLGHLRRAGYVRASSPDEADVILLNTCAIREHAEERVLGRLGHFSRLKASRPGVQLGVLGCMAQHLREKLLDRIPFVDFVVGPDSYRRLPELLAGGVAAELRLGGEETYADIEPERAPGVRAWIPIMRGCDRFCTFCIVPYVRGRERSVPASAVLEQARRAAEAGYREVVLLGQTVNAYHDGEHDFAWLLRALDRLEGIERIRFTSPHPADMTDSAVEAMAECRHVCPQIHLPVQSGSDRVLERMERGYTVEDYLRLVEKLRTAVPGIALSTDVIVGFPGEEESDFEATRRLLETVRYDHAFLFRYSPRPGTKAYRWGDTVPEEVKAERLRQVIELQERISFEINQAEVGRVVEVLVEGPARRNPEQRSGKTPHFKTTVFEGKDASPGELVSVRVEKATAHTLVGRATRPLPTP; from the coding sequence ATGTCCGCACGGGTCTACATCGAAACCTACGGCTGCCAGATGAACCTGGCCGACTCCGAGCTCGTGCTCGGACACCTGCGCAGGGCGGGTTACGTCCGGGCTTCGAGCCCCGACGAGGCGGACGTCATCCTGCTGAACACCTGCGCCATCCGCGAGCACGCCGAAGAGAGGGTGCTCGGGCGGCTCGGGCATTTCTCGCGCCTCAAGGCCTCCCGCCCCGGCGTGCAGCTCGGGGTCCTGGGCTGCATGGCGCAGCACCTCCGGGAAAAACTCCTCGACCGGATTCCTTTCGTCGATTTCGTCGTGGGCCCCGACTCCTACCGGCGCCTTCCCGAGCTCCTCGCGGGCGGCGTCGCAGCGGAGCTCCGGCTCGGCGGCGAGGAAACCTACGCGGACATCGAACCGGAACGAGCCCCGGGGGTGCGGGCGTGGATTCCGATCATGCGGGGCTGCGACCGCTTCTGCACGTTCTGCATCGTCCCCTACGTCCGGGGAAGGGAGCGGAGCGTCCCCGCCTCCGCGGTGCTCGAGCAGGCACGCCGAGCCGCGGAAGCCGGCTACCGCGAGGTCGTCCTGCTGGGACAGACGGTCAACGCCTACCACGACGGAGAGCACGACTTCGCCTGGTTGCTCCGGGCCCTCGACCGCCTCGAGGGGATCGAGCGCATCCGCTTCACCTCGCCGCACCCGGCCGACATGACGGACTCGGCCGTGGAGGCCATGGCGGAGTGCCGGCACGTTTGCCCGCAGATCCACCTCCCCGTGCAGTCGGGCTCCGACCGCGTGCTCGAGCGAATGGAGCGGGGCTACACGGTCGAGGACTACCTCCGGCTCGTCGAAAAGCTGCGCACGGCAGTGCCCGGAATCGCGCTCTCGACGGACGTGATCGTGGGCTTCCCCGGCGAAGAAGAAAGCGATTTCGAAGCGACCCGCCGGCTCCTCGAGACCGTGCGCTACGACCACGCCTTTCTCTTCCGTTATTCTCCGCGACCGGGCACGAAGGCCTACCGCTGGGGCGACACCGTGCCGGAGGAAGTCAAGGCGGAGCGGCTCCGGCAGGTCATCGAGCTCCAGGAGCGGATTTCCTTCGAGATCAACCAGGCGGAGGTCGGCCGCGTCGTCGAGGTCCTCGTCGAAGGGCCGGCGCGCCGGAATCCCGAACAGCGCTCGGGCAAAACGCCGCACTTCAAGACGACCGTCTTCGAGGGAAAAGACGCTTCTCCGGGAGAGCTCGTGTCCGTCCGTGTCGAGAAGGCCACGGCCCACACACTCGTGGGGCGAGCGACCCGACCTCTCCCCACGCCTTGA